In a single window of the Lynx canadensis isolate LIC74 chromosome E2, mLynCan4.pri.v2, whole genome shotgun sequence genome:
- the SPATA2L gene encoding spermatogenesis-associated protein 2-like protein isoform X1: MWMLGGGSGGRTTGGERSLVPDTRPPPARMGSSSLSEDYRLCLERELRRGRAGVCGDPSLRAVLWQILVEDFDLHGALQDDALALLTDGLWGRADLAPALRGLARAFELLELAAVHLYLLPWRKEFTTIKTFSGGYVHVLKGALSEDLLIQSFQKMGYVPRDNHRLTMAALPPACQLVQVALGCFALRLECEILGEVLAQLGTSVLPAEELLQARRASADVASCVAWLQQRLAREEEPPPLPPRGSPTVFQTQLDLYRDLQEDEGSEEASLYGGPSPGPDSPPPELACRPPLWGQSAKLWGARGGAWEPLGEAEVLPQAGSPPYGALKEEPEPEPDAFSFLSLRQELLSRPGDPGRSGRASPQRGYGPSPPPPGYQAHGCLAPGALPTLCCDTCRQLHAPHCATLPACRLGHALRVLLGDTQQRLWLQRAQVDTLLYDGPGARP; this comes from the exons ATGTGGATGCTGGGTGGAGGCTCTGGGGGGCGCACAACTGGCGGGGAGAGGTCTCTGGTTCCTGACACGCGACCCCCGCCCGCCAGAATGGGCAGCAGCTCGCTGTCCGAGGACTACCGCCTGTGCCTGGAGCGTGAGCTGCGGCGCGGCCGCGCGGGCGTGTGCGGGGACCCATCGCTGCGCGCGGTGCTGTGGCAGATCCTGGTTGAAGACTTCGACCTGCACGGGGCGCTGCAGGACGACGCGCTGGCGCTGCTCACCGACGGCCTGTGGGGCCGCGCCGACCTGGCCCCCGCGCTGCGCGGCCTGGCCCGCGCCTTCGAGCTGCTGGAGTTGGCCGCCGTGCACCTGTACCTGCTACCCTGGAGGAAGGAGTTCACCACCATCAAG ACCTTCTCCGGGGGCTACGTGCACGTGCTGAAAGGTGCCCTCTCGGAGGACCTCCTCATCCAGAGCTTCCAGAAGATGGGTTACGTGCCCAGGGACAACCACCGCCTGACGATGGCTGCCCTGCCACCCGCCTGCCAGCTGGTGCAGGTAGCCCTGGGCTGCTTTGCCCTGCGGCTGGAGTGTGAGATCCTGGGCGAGGTGCTGGCCCAGCTGGGGACCAGCGTGCTGCCAGCGGAGGAGCTGCTGCAGGCCCGGCGGGCCAGCGCGGACGTGGCCTCCTGCGTGGCCTGGCTGCAGCAGCGGCTGGCCCGGGAAGAGGAGCCGCCGCCTCTGCCCCCCCGGGGCTCCCCAACCGTGTTCCAGACGCAGCTGGACCTATACCGGGACCTGCAGGAGGACGAGGGCTCGGAGGAGGCCAGCCTGTACGGGGGGCCCTCGCCGGGCCCcgactcccctcccccagagctgGCCTGCCGGCCTCCACTCTGGGGACAGAGCGCCAAACTGTGGGGTgccaggggaggggcctgggagcCACTAGGGGAGGCTGAGGTGCTGCCGCAGGCCGGCAGCCCGCCGTACGGGGCCTTGAAGGAGGAGCCGGAGCCAGAGCCGGACGCCTTCTCCTTCCTGTCGCTGCGCCAAGAGCTGCTAAGCAGGCCCGGAGACCCAGGGAGGTCGGGGCGGGCCAGCCCCCAGCGTGGGTACgggcccagccccccaccccccggctacCAAGCACACGGCTGCCTGGCTCCCGGTGCCCTGCCCACCCTCTGCTGTGACACGTGCCGCCAGCTGCACGCCCCGCACTGTGCCACCCTGCCCGCCTGCCGTCTAGGTCACGCACTTCGTGTGCTGCTCGGTGACACCCAGCAGCGCCTCTGGCTGCAGCGTGCACAGGTGGACACCCTCCTCTATGATGGGCCCGGGGCCCGACCTTAG
- the SPATA2L gene encoding spermatogenesis-associated protein 2-like protein isoform X2: protein MGSSSLSEDYRLCLERELRRGRAGVCGDPSLRAVLWQILVEDFDLHGALQDDALALLTDGLWGRADLAPALRGLARAFELLELAAVHLYLLPWRKEFTTIKTFSGGYVHVLKGALSEDLLIQSFQKMGYVPRDNHRLTMAALPPACQLVQVALGCFALRLECEILGEVLAQLGTSVLPAEELLQARRASADVASCVAWLQQRLAREEEPPPLPPRGSPTVFQTQLDLYRDLQEDEGSEEASLYGGPSPGPDSPPPELACRPPLWGQSAKLWGARGGAWEPLGEAEVLPQAGSPPYGALKEEPEPEPDAFSFLSLRQELLSRPGDPGRSGRASPQRGYGPSPPPPGYQAHGCLAPGALPTLCCDTCRQLHAPHCATLPACRLGHALRVLLGDTQQRLWLQRAQVDTLLYDGPGARP, encoded by the exons ATGGGCAGCAGCTCGCTGTCCGAGGACTACCGCCTGTGCCTGGAGCGTGAGCTGCGGCGCGGCCGCGCGGGCGTGTGCGGGGACCCATCGCTGCGCGCGGTGCTGTGGCAGATCCTGGTTGAAGACTTCGACCTGCACGGGGCGCTGCAGGACGACGCGCTGGCGCTGCTCACCGACGGCCTGTGGGGCCGCGCCGACCTGGCCCCCGCGCTGCGCGGCCTGGCCCGCGCCTTCGAGCTGCTGGAGTTGGCCGCCGTGCACCTGTACCTGCTACCCTGGAGGAAGGAGTTCACCACCATCAAG ACCTTCTCCGGGGGCTACGTGCACGTGCTGAAAGGTGCCCTCTCGGAGGACCTCCTCATCCAGAGCTTCCAGAAGATGGGTTACGTGCCCAGGGACAACCACCGCCTGACGATGGCTGCCCTGCCACCCGCCTGCCAGCTGGTGCAGGTAGCCCTGGGCTGCTTTGCCCTGCGGCTGGAGTGTGAGATCCTGGGCGAGGTGCTGGCCCAGCTGGGGACCAGCGTGCTGCCAGCGGAGGAGCTGCTGCAGGCCCGGCGGGCCAGCGCGGACGTGGCCTCCTGCGTGGCCTGGCTGCAGCAGCGGCTGGCCCGGGAAGAGGAGCCGCCGCCTCTGCCCCCCCGGGGCTCCCCAACCGTGTTCCAGACGCAGCTGGACCTATACCGGGACCTGCAGGAGGACGAGGGCTCGGAGGAGGCCAGCCTGTACGGGGGGCCCTCGCCGGGCCCcgactcccctcccccagagctgGCCTGCCGGCCTCCACTCTGGGGACAGAGCGCCAAACTGTGGGGTgccaggggaggggcctgggagcCACTAGGGGAGGCTGAGGTGCTGCCGCAGGCCGGCAGCCCGCCGTACGGGGCCTTGAAGGAGGAGCCGGAGCCAGAGCCGGACGCCTTCTCCTTCCTGTCGCTGCGCCAAGAGCTGCTAAGCAGGCCCGGAGACCCAGGGAGGTCGGGGCGGGCCAGCCCCCAGCGTGGGTACgggcccagccccccaccccccggctacCAAGCACACGGCTGCCTGGCTCCCGGTGCCCTGCCCACCCTCTGCTGTGACACGTGCCGCCAGCTGCACGCCCCGCACTGTGCCACCCTGCCCGCCTGCCGTCTAGGTCACGCACTTCGTGTGCTGCTCGGTGACACCCAGCAGCGCCTCTGGCTGCAGCGTGCACAGGTGGACACCCTCCTCTATGATGGGCCCGGGGCCCGACCTTAG